In Eubacteriales bacterium mix99, the DNA window GGGATTGGTGTTGGGCTTTGGAGGACGGGTTCTGGATGCTTCCCTTCCCAAATACCTGAATTCTTCCGACAGTCCTACCTTCAACAAGAGCAGGAATCTCTTCGGGCTGAATCTTGCCGGGAAAGCCAGGCCTTTGAAGTTTCTGATCATTGTGGAGGGATATATGGATGTGATCACCCTGCATCAGTTTGGATTTCCGCAGGCGGTGGCTTCCCTGGGGACTTCCCTGACGGAGGAACAGGCCAGGCTGATGAGGCGATATGCCTCGGAAGTTTATACCGCCTATGATGGGGATACGGCCGGACAAAAGGCAACCCTGCGGGCACTGGACATTCTGAGGGATGCAGGCTGCCGGGCCAGGGTTATGCAGTTTCCGGACGGATTGGATCCGGACGAGATCCTGAAGAAGTACGGGCCGGAGTACTTCAGAAAGTTAATGGATCAAAATCAGTCTGCGGTGAATTATAAGCTGGGACGGCTGCGGGAAAAGTACGATCCGGAGACAACAGACGGCAAAGTGGATTTCGCAACAGCTGCAGCCGGAGTATTGGCTCAACTGGACAATCCGATTGAACGGGATACCCATGTGCGGGAATTGGAGTCCCGGCTGGGTATTTCCTCCCGGGCAATCTATGACCAGATCAACCGGACACAGGCGGTTGCGGGAAAACAAAATCGTCGTTATAGGAATAGTGTTGGTAATAATAGGAATACTATAGGAAAAAAGCAGCCAAAAATCCTGAAGTCCAGATATAGCAAGGCGGAGGAACACTTAATACAGCTGATGGCGCAGGGTGAGGTGATGGCGCGAAAGGTTCTGGATGGACTGGGGGATATTACTTTGCAGGATCCCCTGCATCAGCAGGTGGCGGATATTGTGCGGAACCTTCTGGAAAAAGGCAGGGATGTCAGTGAGGCGCAGATTCTGAGCCGCATAACAGACCGGGAGGACGTTAGAAAATTAGTAGATATATTTCGTCAGGAAATGGAGTATGATAACATAGATACCATGTTATCGGATTGGTTGGGTCAGATTGCGAGGAATACATTGAGTAAACGACATCGGGCGCTTCAGAATGAAATATCCGCCCTGGAACGGGAAGGAATCCCGGACAGGGAAAAATACAGGCTTTTGCTGCAGGAATTGCAGCAACTCAATCGCAGGTTGAGCACAGATAAACTGGAAAGGAGGAAATTGCGTGAAGAACGGAGAGTCTAAAAAAAGCCGCATCAAGCAACTCATCGAGAAGGGTAAGTCGAAAGGCTCCTTGACATATAAGGAAATAATGGACATGCTGGAAGAAATCGAGCTGGAACCGGAGCAGATTGAAAAGGTTTATGAATCATTGGAATCCCTTGGCATCGACGTTGTGGATGAGGAAACGAATGAAGAGGCAGCTCCCGAAAAGGATCTGAGCTTAACCGTACCAGAGGGGGTTAATATAGATGATCCGGTGCGCATGTATCTGAAGGAAATAGGCAAAGTTCCCCTGCTGACTGCAGATGAGGAAGTGGAACTGGCGAAGAGAATGGGCCAGGGGGATGAGATGGCCAAGCGGAAGCTGGTGGAAGCCAATCTCCGACTGGTTGTCAGCATAGCGAAAAGATACGTGGGACGGGGCATGTTGTTTCTGGATTTGATTCAGGAAGGCAATCTTGGATTGATCAAGGCAGTGGAAAAGTTTGATTACCGCAAGGGATTCAAATTCAGCACCTATGCCACCTGGTGGATTCGTCAGGCCATTACGCGTTCCATCGCCGATCAGGCGAGGACCATCCGCATTCCCGTTCATATGGTGGAGACCATCAACAAGCTGATTCGTGTCTCCAGACAACTTCTTCAGGAATACGGCAGAGAGCCGTTGCCGGAAGAGATTGCGCAGGAAATGGATATTTCAGTGGAAAAAGTGCGGGAGATCATGAAAATCGCCCAGGAACCGGTATCCCTGGAAACCCCCATCGGGGAAGAGGAGGACAGCCATCTGGGAGATTTCATACCGGATGATGAAGCTCCTGCGCCGGCGGAGGCCGCTGCTTTTACTCTGCTGAAGGAGCAGCTCATGGGAGTATTGGATACCCTGACCAGCCGGGAAGAAAAGGTGTTGAGACTTCGGTTTGGTCTGGATGACGGCAGAGCCCGTACCCTGGAGGAAGTGGGTAAGGAATTCAATGTCACGAGGGAGAGAATCCGGCAGATTGAAGCAAAAGCGCTGCGGAAACTTCGGCATCCCAGCAGAAGTAAAAAATTAAAGGATTATCTGGATTGAACATGGTGAGTCCGTGGCAGTTTCTGTCCCGGATTTTCCATTGACGTTTGTGGGTCCGGTTGGTATAATACTATTGTGTCTGGGCCTTTAGCTCAGTTGGTTAGAGCAACCGGCTCATAACCGGTCGGTCCGGGGTTCAAGTCCCTGAAGGCCCACCATAATGCCAGATAGCTTGACCATAGCTTAATTTTGATTCGAAAGGCACCGTTGAAAGCGGTGTTTTTTGGTTTGAGAAGGGCTTTAATACATTCCATAGGAGGAGAGGGCCATGGCTTTGGATGGAAGACTGAAGGCAATTGCGGATGCCGTCCCCAAATCACACAAGGTGGCAGATATCGGTACGGATCATGGCTATGTACCGCTTGCCCTGCTTCAGGATCATCGGATCGAATACGCCGTTGCAGCAGATATCAGTACAGGTTCCCTGAATAAGGCCGAAAGACTGATTCGGCTGCACCACATGGAGTATTGTATGGAGACCCGTTTGGGAGATGGATTATCTGTTCTGGCTCCATGGGAAGCCGATACCATTATAATTACCGGAATGGGCGGGCTGCTGATAAGCGATATACTGGAGAAAGGGGAAGCCGTTGCACGGACTGCTTCCGTTTTGGTCCTCCAGCCCATGACGGCTCAGGAGGAGCTGCGCCGCTGGTTGATTTCCAATGAATATGGGATTGCGGATGAAGAGCTGGTTCAGGAAGGCAGGAGGATTTATGAGATTCTCATTGCTGCGCCGGGGCGGGCAGGTACCAGGCCCGAGGCGGATATTTATTACGATATCGGATGGAAATTAGTAGAAAAGAATCATCCTCTTCTGGGAGAGCTGATCCGGGATCGGATACAGACGATGGAGGAAATCATACAGCACTTGAAAAATGGAAAGACCGAAGCGGCAAGGATTCGACAGAAGGAATTGGAGGGCAAAGTCAGACAGTATAAGGAGGTTGCTCATTGCCACGTCAAATAAAGGACATCATACGGATCATGGAAAAGCTGGCACCGCCGGAACGGGCAGAATCCTGGGATAATGTGGGGTTGCTGGTCGGCAGCAGTACGGCTCCGGTCCGCAGAATCATGGTTACCCTGGATGTGACTGCGGAGGGAATCCGGGATGCGGAAAGGAAACAGACCGATTTGATCATCAGTCACCATCCGGTTTTGTTTCGGCCGGTCAGCGCCATCAATGACAGCACTGCGGAAGGCTCCCTGCTTCTGCAGCTTTTGTATTCAGGGATTGCAGTGTATTCGGCTCACACCAATTTTGACAAGGCAGCGGGTGGGACAGACGACACCCTGGCAGAGCTGCTGGGGCTTCAGGATGTTTGTCCTCTTACAGGAAGCGGGAATGGCTTTGACCCGGATCGGCCGGGGTTCGGCCGGATCGGGAAATTGTCGGAAAGGCAATCCCTGGAGCATTATCTGGGGAAGGTCCGGAGTGCATTGGGAGCGGGGAAGGCTGATTATATCGGGAATCCGGAAAAAGAGATTCATACCGTGGCATCCTGTGCAGGAGCAGGCGGAGACTTTATCCAACAGGCTCGGCAGGCCGGTGCGGACCTGTTTATTACCGGGGAAGTGAAATATCACGAAGCATTGCCGACTCTGGACGGAGATATGGCACTGGCCACTTTCGGACATTATGCAACGGAACGACCAGCCATGAATCGGTTAATTCAACATTTACAAAATTCAATCAATGCATTACAATATAACATGGAAGTAATTCCATCCAGCGATTATGGGATTTATTTTCGAAGATTAAGGGAGTAAGCAGGGCTTATTCCTTTTTCATAATAGATAGAAGGAGGAAGCAGACATGGAACAATTGGATATGCTATGGAAATATCAGGATTTGGATCTCCTTATGGATCAATATGTCGCGGACCAGCGGAATTCCGATTCGCGCAAAAAATTATTGAAACTCAAGCGGTATCTGGTGAAACAGGATAATTATCTGGTTCGGCTGGATCGGGAAGCGCAGAGGAAAAGCAGCCTTTGCGATAAAATCCGGCAGGAATGCGATACCATCCGCAGCAGCATGGAAACAGAGAGGGAAAAGTTGTCAACCGATGAAGCCCCCACCATGGTGGATTTGGATGCAATGGAAAAATCAGGTATTGAAATGAAAGGGCAGATTTTAAAGAAGGAGGCATCCCTGAAGCAGTTACTGCAGGAGATGAAAGTATTCCAGAAGAAGCTGGACGATATCCGGGAAAAGGTTGCCAGGGCTAAAAAAGATTACATCAATGTGAAAAAGGATTATGATGCGGAAGTTGCGAAGATGCGGCAGGAACGGGCCGGGGTAAAGAAAAAGAGGGACAGTCTGGGAGCAGGAATTGATCCGCCTCTTCTTACGAAATACCGAAATATCAAGGCCAGCAAGACTCCCGTCCTCTCCGTCATGGAGAATAATCAATGTGGCGGCTGTTTTATTAATCTGGCATCTTTAGTGGTACAGAAGGTGCGGAACGGGGAAAAGATCGTGGAATGTGAGAATTGTGGCAGAATTCTGTATTATAAGGGCTGAAAAAGAGGAAGAATTTAACTTTGACGAAGGCCGGAAAAGATGGTAAAATAAATTTTGCAGTCTGAAAGGATTGCAAAGGCAGAACAGGTAAGGAAGCCAAATGATCGCGGCTGCCGTGAGGCAGACGAGGAAAGTCCGAGCTCCGCAGGGCAGGGTGCTGGGTAATACCCAGTGGAGGTGACTCCAAGGACAGTGCAACAGAGAGATACCGCGCATGAAAAGGAAACTTTTGATGCGTAAGGGTGGAAAGGTGAGGTAAGGGCCCACCGGCATCCAGGCGACTGGAATGGCCATGTAAACCCCATCCGGAGCAAGGCCGAATAGAGGACAGAAGATGCGGTTGCCCGCCGCGTCCCGGGAAAGGCCGCTTGAGCCTGTTGGCAACGACAGGCCTAGACAGATGATCATATCAGACAGAACTCGGCTTACCGACTTCGCTTACTTGTTTTCTTATATAAGAAAGAATGCCAATAAAAAAAGCATCCCATATTTCGTGGGGTACTTTTTTTATTGGCATTCTTTTTGAAAATGATCCAGCCGTCCTGCAAAATCCTGCGCATCTTTCCCTTTTGCAACAACCGTCAGCGGCTGGTACAGTGCCAGGGAGGCAATGCCCATAATGCTTTTGCCGTCCACGATGCTGTGTCTGGCCTTGACTTTGATATCACATTGGTACTTGTCTGCCAGGGTAATAAAATCCTTAATGCCATTCAGCGTATCCAGGCGAACTTTTCGCTCTACTCTCATGATTTATCTTCCCTCCTTCCAATATTTTCTGAGAAATCCATATTTCTCTTTATGGTATTATGACACATCTATAGTCCATTTTCAAGGAATCGAATAACAAATTATTTGCCTCCTGTTTCGTGTATTTTTAACAAGCAAAAATTTACAATTCATCAACCGTTGCTGTAAAATCGTGATATAATATTGAAAAATACCTTATGCAGGGTTTTGTTTGTACAAATGGGAAAGGAAGATGGAAGTTTTGAGTAAGAGAACGAATTATATCACATGGGACGAATATTTTATGGGGATTGCCCTGCTGTCTGCCAAAAGAAGCAAGGACCCTTCCACTCCGGTGGGAGCCTGCATTGTCGACAGCAAAACGAATCGGATATTGAGTGTGGGGTACAACGGACTTCCCACCGGCTGTTCGGATGATGATTATCCATGGGACCGTACCGGAGAACCGCTGAACACAAAATATCCTTATGTTGTTCACGCAGAGATGAATGCCATTTTAAATAACCGAATCGCTTCTCTGGAGGGGGCCAGGCTCTACACGACACTGTTTCCCTGCAACGAATGTACCAAGGCAATGATTCAGGCCGGGATAAAGGAGGTCATCTATCTGAGCAACAAATATCCCGATTCGGATCAGGTAAAGGCGTCCCAAAAAATGCTGCAACAAACCGGTGTGAAACTGCGGTGTTTTACCTCCGGCTTGAAGCAGATAACGATTTCTTACCTTCCGGAATCCCCGGCTGCCGGTCCATCCCGGGCCTGACAGGCCGGCCGGATGGCCGCGGCCCGTGGACGTTATTTTTTCCAGAAATGAGGCATCGCAAGGATCATCAGCGAATGAATCTCCAGACGCCCCAGCAGCATGCATACGGACAGCAGTCCCTTGGAGAACAGGGAAAGCTTGCTGAAGTTTTTCATGGGCCCAACGGATGCGAAGCCGGGGCCGACATTGTTCAAAGTGGCGGCTACGGCAGACGTTCCGCTCATCATATCCATCCCCTGTGCAAGCAAAGCCAGCACTGCCACGAAGTAAATGACCAGATACAGGACAATGAAGGAAGTTACCCCGTGAAGGGTTTCCTCCGGAACAGTCTGGCCGCCCAATTGTATGGGCATTACAGCTTTCGGATGAACCAGACGGTGGAAACCCCTTTTAATGATTTTGAAGGAAAGCACGAAACGGATGACCTTGATGCCGCCTGCCGTGGAGCCGGCACAGGAACCGATAAACATCAGCAGCATAAGGATCATTCTGCTGAAGTCCGGCCATAGATCAAAATTTGTTGAGGAATAACCGGTGGTACTCATAATGGTCATCACCTGAAAAGATGCATGACGGATGGATTCACTGACATCGTGGAATACAGATGCATTGATGTTGATCGCAATCATTACAATGGAACCTATGACAATCCCTGTATACGCCTGAAACTCCTTGTCTTTCAACAGGTTGCGGAAATTTCCGTGCAACGCATTGCAATAAAGGGAAAAATTCACCCCGGACAGGAAGGTAAAGATCGTGATGATCCATTCATAGGACGGATTATGATAATGCCCGATGCTTTTGTTGTATATGGAGAATCCTCCTGTGCCCACTGTCCCGAAGGTATGGACCAGAGAGTCATACATAGGCATGCCTGCTATCCGCAGGGAGATGATCTGTGCCACCGTAACGATGCCATAAGCCAGGTAGAGCATTTTGGCGGTTTCCCGCATTGTGGGCTTTACCTTTCCCGCTATGGGGCCGGTGGTTTCAGCTTTATAGACCTGCAGGGTTCCAACCCTGTTGCCTATGGAGGGAAGCAGTGCCATTGTGAATGCCAGAATTCCCATACCGCCCAGCCAATGGGTAAAGGAACGCCAGAACAAAATGCCCTTTGGTACCGCTTCCACGTTGCTCAATATTGTGGAACCGGTGGTGGTGAAGCCGGAAACCGTTTCGAGGTAAGCGTCCACGTAGGTGGGGACGGATCCGGAAAAGCAAAAAGGCAACGCTCCGAATGCGCAGGCAAGCACCCAACCAAGGCCGGTTATCATGAATCCTTCTTTGTAACGAATGATTCCCTTCTTTGGCCGCAATGCAGAAAGCCCAAGCAGAAGAAGCCCTGCTGCCGCTGTCAGGATCATGGACAGGATCAATGCCTTTGCATCTCCCTGTCCGTAATAGAAAGCTACGCCCATGGAGGGAAGCATGCAGACGGACTCAGTCAGAAGCAGAAGTCCCAGTGCCTTTGAGGTGATGCCAAAATTCATTTTTTCGCTTCCTTTCCGCTTCGCTGAAGATTTCTGTTACCCGATTGTCTTCCGAGGACCGACACAGGACGATAACCCGGTCATCAGCGTATATTTTATCTTCACCGTGAGGAATGATGACTTTATCATTCCGGATAATGGTTGTAATGAGAACATCTGACGGCAGGTCCAGATCCCGTATGGAAATATCCGTTGCCGCGCATCCGGATGATATTTTCCATTCCATGACTTCTCCTTCGCCACCCAGCAGCAGGAACAGGGAAGCGATTTTCCCGCCTCTTATGAACCGCAGGATCTCACTTGCCGTAATCATGCTTGGAGTAATCGCCGCATCCACACCAATGGTTTCCACCAGGGGAATGTAATTTGCCCTGCTGACTTTGGAGATCACTTTTTTTACCCCCATCTGTTTGGCCAGAAGGGATAAAAGAACGTTTTCCTCATCGATGCCTGTCAGGGCGACCAGGGCATCCATCTGTCCGATATTTTCCGCTTTCAGAAGACTCAGATCGGTGCCGTCTCCATTGATAACCAGTGCATTGGGGAGATTCTCTGACAATATCCTGCATCTTGCCGGATCCTTTTCGATGATTTTTACGGAGATCCCCAGCGGAAGCAGTTTCTCGGTCAGATAATAGGAAATTCTCCCACCTCCAAGAATCATAACATGACTGATGCGCTTTGGCGTGATGCCGATGCTTTTACAGAATTTCAAGATTCCTTTCTTCTGCCCGATGATATAGATGGTGTCTCCCGTTTGAATCACATTTTCTCCCCTGGGGATAATCAGTTCTCCCTTTCGGATGATTGCGGCAACCAGTATGTCATTGGGGATGTCCAGATCCTTTATCTGCACCGGATTCAGTTTCAACGGATCGTCAATGGGCACGGATACCATCTGCACCTTGCCCTTCGCGAAGTCCTCCACCGCGCCTGCCGGAGAATAGGTCAGCATGCGGCTGATTTCAAGGGCGGTGGATCGTTCGGGATTGATGATATAGTCGATGCTGAGCTGTTCTTTTGTAACCGCCCAGTCCTTTGTATATTCCGGATTCCGTATCCTGGCCACGGTTGTACCGGCCCCCAGGTTTTTGGCGGAAAGACAGGCCAGCATGTTTGCTTCATCACTTTCCGTAACGGCTATGACCATGTCATTCCGGCTGATCTCCAGCTGCTTCAGGGTACTGCTGACCAGACCGTTGGACTGCATGGTCAGCACATCCAGGTTTTCATTGACTTTATTGATTACGTCTTCGTTCTTTTCCACGACCACAACGTCGAACATTTCCCGTGACAATGCCTCGGCAATCTGATATCCGACTTTGCCGGCACCAATCACAATAATCCTCATACTATTTCCCCCTTGTTCTTATCCCGGTCATTTTGCAGCAAAACAACAGAAGAAAAGCTGTTTTGCCTTGCAATTTCATAAATCAGAACATCTTCTCATTATACTCTTATTTACATTTTGATAAATGTAATATTTTTGCTTATAGGAGCCAATAATAGATATAGTATGGCATTTTACGTGTTTATTACTAATATTCTTCGTTTTGCTCTGTATATCTCATAATATATATTGTATACATGAGTAATGGACCTGAATTTTTGATCCACCCTTTCTATATTACATGGATTTATTGCTGTAAGAAGGGTTATATAGATAACAGAGCCCTTGACATGGGGAAAATGTGGTGTATAATGAAAGTAGCCCCACCGCATAGGGGGTGGGGTAGAGAAAACCAAACGGAGGGATAGATATGGAATGCGGGGATAAAAAACAGGTCCTCAATCTGTTGAAAACATCAAGGGGACAAATGGACGGAATTATCCGGATGCTGGAGGAGGATCGTTACTGCGTGGATATATCCAAACAGATTCTTTCCGTACAGGCTCTCCTGAAAAAGGCAAATTTACAAATAATCGATCAACACATTCGTCATTGCGTGAAGGAAGCTTTCCTGGAAGGCAACGGGGATGAGAAAGTAACGGAAGTGATTGATCTGATCGATAAATACGCAAAGTAATGTGTTACCGGTATTTGAAAGGGAAAGGTGGGAAGCAGATATGAAAGAGACATTACAGATTACCGGAATGACCTGTGCATCGTGTGTCAGGGCTGTACAAAAGGCAATTACAAAGCTGGATGGCGTGCAGGAAGCTTCTGTCAACCTGGCAACGGAAAGGGCCACCGTGGTATACGATCCGGATGAGGTCCGGATCCCACAGATACAGGATGCCGTATCCCGGGCAGGATACAAGGCAATGGAGATTGAAACGAAAGGTCAGGCGGATAGGGAACGGGAGCGCAGGGAAAAGGAGGCAAAGACCCTCTGGCGGAAATTTATCGTTTCCCTTGTTTTTACCGTACCGCTGCTTTATGTTGCAATGGGTCATATGATGGGATTGCCCGTACCGGGTGCGATCCATCCGGATGTGCATCCCCTTCGCTTTGCTCTGGTGCAGCTGGCACTGGCCCTTCCGGTGATGATTGCAGGATATCGGTTCTATACCGTAGGATTTGGAAACTTATTCCGAAGAGAGCCCAATATGGATTCGCTGATTGCAGTGGGAACGAGTGCGTCCCTGCTGTACGGAATCTATGCCATGATTCAGATCGGGAACGGCAGGGTGGAGTATGTACACGATTTGTACTTTGAGTCTGCCGGCGTCATCATCACCCTCATTCTTTTGGGCAGGTACCTGGAAGCCGTGACGAAAGGCAAGACATCGGAAGCGATTCGGAAACTGATGGGACTGGCTCCGAAGACGGCGACCGTGATCCGGGACGGCGGGGAAACGGTGATTCCCATTGAGGAAGTGAAGGTCGGGGATATTCTGGTGGTAAAACCGGGAGAAAAGATCCCGACGGATGGAATTGTGGTGGAAGGCAGAACTTCTGTGGACGAATCCATGCTGACCGGCGAGAGCATCCCGGTGGAAAAAAATAAGGGCTGCAGCATTATCGGTGCCAGCATCAATCAAAACGGCACGGTTCGGTTCCAGGCCACAAAGGTGGGCGAGGATACGGCTTTGGCGCAGATCATCAAACTGGTGGAGGAAGCCCAGGGCTCCCGGGCACCTATTGCCAGGACAGCGGATATCATCGCAGGCTATTTTGTTCCGATTGTCATGGCAATCGCCGTCATTGCCGGTTTGGCATGGCTGTTGTCCGGCAAGCCGATTTCCTTTGCCCTCACCATCTTTGTTTCCGTGCTGGTCATCGCATGTCCCTGTGCGCTGGGGCTGGCTACACCTACAGCCATTATGGTAGGTACAGGAAAGGGCGCGGAGTACGGGATCCTGATAAAGGGCGGCGAAGCGCTGGAGACGGCACATAGGATCCGGACCATTGTGCTTGATAAAACCGGGACTATCACGGAAGGCAAGCCGCAGGTAACGGATATTCTTCCGGCCGGTCCGATGGAGAAAAAGGAGCTTCTGCTCCTGTCCGCTTCTGCGGAGAAAAATTCCGAGCATCCGCTGGGCGAGGCAATTGTCGGGCTGGGCAGGGAGCGAAACCTGGAATTGCTGGAGCCGGAGAGCTTTGAAGCGATCCCCGGGCAGGGCATTGAAGTGGTTCTCCGGGGGCAGAAGGTTTTTCTCGGCAACCAGAAGCTGATGGATGATCGGAACATTGCTTTTCCGATGCAGAAGGATTATGACCGACTGGCAGGAGAAGGCAAAACCCCTATGTATATTGCGGTGGACGGCAACCCGGCAGGCATCATCGCAGTGGCGGACGTGATGAAGGAAAGCAGCAGAAAGGCAGTGGAGACACTGGAACAAATGGGGATTGAAGTGGCAATGATCACCGGAGACAACCGGAGAACCGCGGAGGCCATTGCCGATCAGGTGGGAATCCACCGGGTATTGGCAGGAGTGCTCCCGCAGGATAAGGCAGTGGAAGTGAAGAAGCTGCAGCAGGAAGGGAAAAAGGTAGCTATGGTGGGAGACGGGATCAACGATGCGCCTGCACTGGCCCAGGCGGATATCGGCATTGCGATTGGTTCCGGTACGGATGTAGCCATGGAATCCGCTGATATCGTCCTGATGAGAAGCGATCTCAAGGATGTTCCCACAGCGATTCAACTGAGCAAGCGTACGATCCGGAATATCCGGCAGAATCTGTTCTGGGCATTTGCCTATAATTCCGCCGGGATACCGATTGCAGCCGGACTGCTGTATCTGTTCGGCGGGCCCCTTTTAAACCCGATGATCGCAGCAGGCGCCATGGCGTTCAGCTCGGTATCTGTTCTGACCAATGCATTGCGGCTGAAACGATTCCGGCCTTTGCGCGGATAAAGGGAAGGACTTTGGGAAAAGAAGAAAGGGTGATAAAAATGGCAGAAAAGAAAACGGTATTTGTGGAAGGAATGACTTGCAGCCATTGCGAGCAACATGTGGAAGAAGCTCTGAAGGGATTGGATGGGGTAAAGTCTGCGAAAGCAAACCGGAAGAAGAAAACCGCAGTAATCAAACTGACGGGCGAGGTTTCGGATGATAGCATCCGGAATGCAGTCAGGGAAGCAGGATACGAAGTCACAGATATCCAATAAATTTCAGGAAAAAGGAATTGCCCGGGAAAAGTCTTTGCAGACCATGGGCAATTCTTTTTTTTACACATAATATAAAACGGGAACCACAGGTTCCCGGACAGGAGGAAATAAATTGGATAAAAAAGGACAGATAAGAAGGATGTTTCCCGGAGGAAATACAACGACTGGCTTTGTTTCCTGTTTTCAGTACATGATTGGGCCGGATGCGAACCGGATTTTTATTCTGAAAGGCGGACCCGGCACCGGAAAATCCACATTTATGATGGCGATCAGTCAGGAGCTCGTGGACAGGGGTTATGACGTGGAATATCATCATTGTCCCACCGACCCGGATTCTTTGGATGGTCTGGTGATCCCTGCCCTGAAAGTGGCGCTGATGGACGGCACGGCGCCTCATATCAATGATCCGGAAAACCCCGGCGCAGTGGATGAGATCATTTCTCTCGGTGAATATTGGGAGGAAAAGGAGATCATTCGACACAGGGACGAAATCGTTTCCACGAATCAGAAGGTCGGCCGGCTCTTTCAAATCGCATTCAGCTTGCTTCGTCAGTCCCGGGCTGCTTATGAGGAATGGGAAAGTTATGTGCAGGAAACGGTAAATCGGGCGGAGACTTATCGGATTCTCGGATCACTTCGGAAAAACGTGCTGGAGGCTGGGACGGTCTCTAAGCCGAGTGCCCCAAAGAGCAGACATTTGTTTGGATCGGCCATTACTCCAAAAGGAGTGGTGAATTACCGGGAAACCCTGTTGAGGGAAAGCAGCAGGATTTTCTTTG includes these proteins:
- a CDS encoding dCMP deaminase family protein codes for the protein MGIALLSAKRSKDPSTPVGACIVDSKTNRILSVGYNGLPTGCSDDDYPWDRTGEPLNTKYPYVVHAEMNAILNNRIASLEGARLYTTLFPCNECTKAMIQAGIKEVIYLSNKYPDSDQVKASQKMLQQTGVKLRCFTSGLKQITISYLPESPAAGPSRA
- the rpoD gene encoding RNA polymerase sigma factor RpoD → MKNGESKKSRIKQLIEKGKSKGSLTYKEIMDMLEEIELEPEQIEKVYESLESLGIDVVDEETNEEAAPEKDLSLTVPEGVNIDDPVRMYLKEIGKVPLLTADEEVELAKRMGQGDEMAKRKLVEANLRLVVSIAKRYVGRGMLFLDLIQEGNLGLIKAVEKFDYRKGFKFSTYATWWIRQAITRSIADQARTIRIPVHMVETINKLIRVSRQLLQEYGREPLPEEIAQEMDISVEKVREIMKIAQEPVSLETPIGEEEDSHLGDFIPDDEAPAPAEAAAFTLLKEQLMGVLDTLTSREEKVLRLRFGLDDGRARTLEEVGKEFNVTRERIRQIEAKALRKLRHPSRSKKLKDYLD
- a CDS encoding class I SAM-dependent methyltransferase is translated as MALDGRLKAIADAVPKSHKVADIGTDHGYVPLALLQDHRIEYAVAADISTGSLNKAERLIRLHHMEYCMETRLGDGLSVLAPWEADTIIITGMGGLLISDILEKGEAVARTASVLVLQPMTAQEELRRWLISNEYGIADEELVQEGRRIYEILIAAPGRAGTRPEADIYYDIGWKLVEKNHPLLGELIRDRIQTMEEIIQHLKNGKTEAARIRQKELEGKVRQYKEVAHCHVK
- the dnaG gene encoding DNA primase, which encodes MPWFPDEWIDEVVSRNDIVDVISEYVILKPSGRGYFGLCPFHNEKTASFHVSPERQIYHCFGCGEGGNVVSFVMAMEHLEFVEAMEHLAERAGIPLPDNTDTKDYRKEREERQQLYEINRECARYYRSKLFEEEGKEALAYLNSRGLDMRTIKSFGLGYAPDRWESAREYLKSRGYEEKQLLDVGITVRNKEKGRIYDRFRNRVMFPIINQKGLVLGFGGRVLDASLPKYLNSSDSPTFNKSRNLFGLNLAGKARPLKFLIIVEGYMDVITLHQFGFPQAVASLGTSLTEEQARLMRRYASEVYTAYDGDTAGQKATLRALDILRDAGCRARVMQFPDGLDPDEILKKYGPEYFRKLMDQNQSAVNYKLGRLREKYDPETTDGKVDFATAAAGVLAQLDNPIERDTHVRELESRLGISSRAIYDQINRTQAVAGKQNRRYRNSVGNNRNTIGKKQPKILKSRYSKAEEHLIQLMAQGEVMARKVLDGLGDITLQDPLHQQVADIVRNLLEKGRDVSEAQILSRITDREDVRKLVDIFRQEMEYDNIDTMLSDWLGQIARNTLSKRHRALQNEISALEREGIPDREKYRLLLQELQQLNRRLSTDKLERRKLREERRV
- a CDS encoding potassium transporter TrkG, which produces MNFGITSKALGLLLLTESVCMLPSMGVAFYYGQGDAKALILSMILTAAAGLLLLGLSALRPKKGIIRYKEGFMITGLGWVLACAFGALPFCFSGSVPTYVDAYLETVSGFTTTGSTILSNVEAVPKGILFWRSFTHWLGGMGILAFTMALLPSIGNRVGTLQVYKAETTGPIAGKVKPTMRETAKMLYLAYGIVTVAQIISLRIAGMPMYDSLVHTFGTVGTGGFSIYNKSIGHYHNPSYEWIITIFTFLSGVNFSLYCNALHGNFRNLLKDKEFQAYTGIVIGSIVMIAININASVFHDVSESIRHASFQVMTIMSTTGYSSTNFDLWPDFSRMILMLLMFIGSCAGSTAGGIKVIRFVLSFKIIKRGFHRLVHPKAVMPIQLGGQTVPEETLHGVTSFIVLYLVIYFVAVLALLAQGMDMMSGTSAVAATLNNVGPGFASVGPMKNFSKLSLFSKGLLSVCMLLGRLEIHSLMILAMPHFWKK
- a CDS encoding Nif3-like dinuclear metal center hexameric protein; translation: MPRQIKDIIRIMEKLAPPERAESWDNVGLLVGSSTAPVRRIMVTLDVTAEGIRDAERKQTDLIISHHPVLFRPVSAINDSTAEGSLLLQLLYSGIAVYSAHTNFDKAAGGTDDTLAELLGLQDVCPLTGSGNGFDPDRPGFGRIGKLSERQSLEHYLGKVRSALGAGKADYIGNPEKEIHTVASCAGAGGDFIQQARQAGADLFITGEVKYHEALPTLDGDMALATFGHYATERPAMNRLIQHLQNSINALQYNMEVIPSSDYGIYFRRLRE
- a CDS encoding C4-type zinc ribbon domain-containing protein; this encodes MEQLDMLWKYQDLDLLMDQYVADQRNSDSRKKLLKLKRYLVKQDNYLVRLDREAQRKSSLCDKIRQECDTIRSSMETEREKLSTDEAPTMVDLDAMEKSGIEMKGQILKKEASLKQLLQEMKVFQKKLDDIREKVARAKKDYINVKKDYDAEVAKMRQERAGVKKKRDSLGAGIDPPLLTKYRNIKASKTPVLSVMENNQCGGCFINLASLVVQKVRNGEKIVECENCGRILYYKG
- a CDS encoding HPr family phosphocarrier protein, producing MRVERKVRLDTLNGIKDFITLADKYQCDIKVKARHSIVDGKSIMGIASLALYQPLTVVAKGKDAQDFAGRLDHFQKECQ